One Aegilops tauschii subsp. strangulata cultivar AL8/78 chromosome 7, Aet v6.0, whole genome shotgun sequence genomic window carries:
- the LOC109785016 gene encoding uncharacterized protein: MQAAKEKVKDGVSAVKAKTKITQAKASEKAEAATARSHAERELAHERGKAKVAAAKMELHQDKALHREEAMEHRIHKHGGHGRHHHKHGVGIVAAPPPATGAGAGAYHPPPAAGGHYY; encoded by the coding sequence ATGCAGGCGGCGAAGGAGAAGGTGAAGGACGGCGTGAGCGCGGTGAAGGCCAAGACCAAGATCACGCAGGCCAAGGCGtcggagaaggcggaggcggccaCGGCGAGGTCGCACGCGGAGCGGGAGCTGGCGCACGAGCGCGGCAAGGCCAAGGTCGCCGCTGCCAAGATGGAGCTGCACCAGGACAAGGCGCTCCACCGCGAGGAGGCCATGGAGCACCGCATCCACAAGCACGGCGGCCACGGCCGGCACCACCACAAGCACGGCGTCGGCATCGTGGCCGCGCCCCCGCCGGCGACCGGGGCCGGGGCGGGGGCGTACCACCCTCCTcctgccgccggtggccactACTACTAA
- the LOC141026642 gene encoding uncharacterized protein, giving the protein MAVPTMELVRRTQANWLEYLEFFAPNKSKSIPAKWQPPEADVLKINTDGSIIPGQSFSGWGVAARDSEGDVVAAHAGRQEHIHDAFGAEVCAMSAAVTIAAELGAIRVVFETDSQLLVEALDLRKVDSSPYATAIEDIKFQLKMWFSKQSVSYCKREANSVAHELAKIGHMCLPNDCMGWNSIVPPQVAVCVTGDMPGHC; this is encoded by the coding sequence ATGGCCGTTCCCACAATGGAACTAGTCCGGCGAACGCAAGCTAATTGGCTGGAATACCTTGAGTTCTTTGCACCGAACAAATCAAAGAGTATTCCAGCAAAGTGGCAACCACCTGAAGCTGATGTTCTCAAAATAAACACTGATGGATCCATCATTCCAGGTCAGTCATTCAGTGGTTGGGGTGTGGCGGCCAGAGACTCGGAAGGAGATGTAGTTGCTGCCCATGCAGGGCGTCAGGAACACATACATGATGCATTTGGTGCCGAGGTGTGTGCTATGTCTGCTGCAGTGACCATAGCAGCGGAGCTGGGAGCTATTCGAGTGGTCTTTGAAACTGATTCACAGCTCCTAGTTGAAGCACTTGACCTGCGTAAGGTTGACTCCTCGCCCTATGCTACTGCCATCGAAGACATCAAGTTTCAACTGAAGATGTGGTTCTCCAAACAAAGTGTTTCGTACTGTAAGCGCGAGGCAAATTCGGTAGCACATGAACTAGCAAAAATCGGTCATATGTGCTTACCAAATGACTGTATGGGTTGGAACTCAATTGTACCACCCCAAGTGGCTGTTTGTGTTACGGGTGATATGCCCGGACACTGTTAA